One Methylocystis iwaonis genomic window, ATTCGTCGCCATGGATGACGAGCATTTTCTTGCCCGTCGCGGTCTCGTGTATCGCATGATGCATGACCTCGACGCCGCCGAAGGTCAGGCCGGTATAGTCGCGCGCGAATTCATCGTGATTGCCGGGGACGTAAATGACACGCGCGCCCTTGCGCACCCTGCGCAGCAGCTTCTGCACCACATCATTGTGCGCCTGCGGCCAATGCCAGCCTTTGCGCAGCTTCCAGCCGTCCACAATGTCGCCGACGAGATAGATCGTCTCGGCGTCATTGTGCTTGAGGAAATCCAGCAGCAGATGCGCCTGTGAGGCCTTGGCGCCGAGATGCAGGTCGGAAAGGAAGAGGGTGCGGTAGCGCTTGGGCTCGGGCTCGACCGCCAGATTGGCGCGGAAGTTCGCAAGATTCTGTTCGGGCATGAGCGTGTTCGCCTCCCCGCCATCGGATTAGTCTTGCGTCATTCAACAGATTCAGGTCACAACGAGATGACAGAGGGGTGGGCGTCCCCGTCATTGCGAACGCAGCGAAGAAATCCAGGAGCCGCGGTGGCCGCCCTGGATTGCTTCGCTGCGTTCGCAATGACGGCGGGATCAGCTCAAATCCCCGCCTCGGCCTCCTGCGGCGTCACCCGCAGCGCGGTCACGCGATTTCGGATCCGGCGCATCACCTCGAAGCGGAAGCCGTGAAAGGTGAAGACCTGGCCGGCCTCGGGGATCGCGCCCGCCTCGTGGATCACGAGGCCGGCGATGGTCGTCGCCTCCTCGTCCGGCAGGCTCCAGGCCATGACGCGGTTGAGATCGCGCACCGGCACTGCGCCATCGACCAGAACCGAACCGTCCGGTTGCGGTCGAACGCCCTGCACGGCGAGATCGTGCTCGTCACGGATGTCGCCGACGATCTCCTCCAGAATGTCTTCGAGCGTGACGAGGCCCATCACCTCGCCATATTCATCGACGACCAGCGCGAAATGCGTCTTGCGCTTGAGGAAGGCCTCGAGCTGATCTTCGAGCGTCGTCGCCTCCGGCACGAACCAGGGGGCGAACATCACCTCGTCGACGTCGATCTTCGCGGCGTCGCCGCCAGCGGCGTCCAGCGCCCGCAGCAGATCCTTCGAATGCAGCACGCCGACGAAATTATCCGGCCGCTCCCGCCACAGCGGCAGGCGCGTAAACGGCGACGACAGCACCTCGCGCACGATCTGGACAGGAGGAAGGTCGGCGTCGATCGTGCGCATTTTGGTGCGGTGGATCATCACATCCGCGACATGCAGCACCTGCAAATCGAGCACGCCGCCGAACATATCGCGCGCCGAGCGCTCGACCTCGCCCTCTTCATGCAGAATATCGACCGCGCCCTTGAGCTCCTCATAGGGCGAGATCACCGTTCGGCCGTGGCCGATCTCCACGCCCACGAGACCCAGCACGGACCGCACGATCCATTCCACCGCCGCGAGCAACGGCCCGAAGATGGAAACAAAAGGCGTGATGAAGCGCGCGACGCGCAGCGACATGGCGTCGGGGTGATTGATCGCGAGGGTTTTCGGGAGAACCTCGGCAAAGACCAGAAGCAAAACCGTCATGAGGATCGTCGCATAGACCGCGCCGTTCTCTCCAGCGACCGCCGTCAGCACGCTCGTGGTGAAGGCCGAGCCGCCAATATTCACCAGAGTGCTGCCGAGCAGCAGCGCCGCGATCATGCGGTTGCGCTGGCGCAGCAGGCGGTTGACGGTTCCGGCGCGCTTGTCGCCCTCTTTTTCGAGCGTATGCATGCGGGCGTGCGAGGCCGCCGTCAGCGCCGTCTCGGAGCCGGAGAAGAAAGCCGACAGCAGAACGCAGGCGATGACGACGAGCACGTCCGTCCACGCGAAAGACCCGCCGCCCCCGGTGTCGAGCCCATGCATGACCGTTACCGCGCCAGTTCGTCGTTGAGGAAGCCAAGAACCTCGGTCGGCTCGACCGACTTCGCGATGAAAGCTTCGCCGATCGCGCGCAGGAGGATGAAGGTCAGCGCGCCGGCTTCGACCTTTTTATCCTGATACATGGCGCTGACGATGGCGTGAACGTCGGCGTTCCAGCCGGGGATCTGCCGAATTTCTGTCGGCAGTCCGACGCTCGCGAGGTGCCGCGCAATGCGGTCGGCGTCTTCCCGCGAGCAGAGGCCGAGGCGCGCGGAAAAGCGCGCGGCGCAGGCCATGCCGATGGCGACGCCCTCGCCATGGACGAGCCGCTCGCTGTCGTAGCCCGTGAGCAGCTCGAAGGCGTGACCGAAAGTGTGGCCGAGATTGAGCAAAGCGCGGTCGCCTTGCTCTGTTTCGTCCCGCGCGACGATCATCGCCTTGGTCTCGCAGCTCACCGCCACGGCGCAAATCTGCTCGACGCGGCTGTGGAACACCGCCTCGACGTCGGCCTCCAGCCATTCGAAGAAGCGCTTGTCGCCGATGAGGCCATATTTCACCACCTCAGCGTAGCCGGCGCGGAACTCGCGCAGGGAGAGGGTGCGCAGAACGTCGACGTCGGCCAGCACCAGCAAGGGCTGGTGGAAGGCGCCGAGGAGATTCTTGCCGAAGGAGGAGTTGATCCCGGTCTTGCCGCCAA contains:
- a CDS encoding HlyC/CorC family transporter, which gives rise to MHGLDTGGGGSFAWTDVLVVIACVLLSAFFSGSETALTAASHARMHTLEKEGDKRAGTVNRLLRQRNRMIAALLLGSTLVNIGGSAFTTSVLTAVAGENGAVYATILMTVLLLVFAEVLPKTLAINHPDAMSLRVARFITPFVSIFGPLLAAVEWIVRSVLGLVGVEIGHGRTVISPYEELKGAVDILHEEGEVERSARDMFGGVLDLQVLHVADVMIHRTKMRTIDADLPPVQIVREVLSSPFTRLPLWRERPDNFVGVLHSKDLLRALDAAGGDAAKIDVDEVMFAPWFVPEATTLEDQLEAFLKRKTHFALVVDEYGEVMGLVTLEDILEEIVGDIRDEHDLAVQGVRPQPDGSVLVDGAVPVRDLNRVMAWSLPDEEATTIAGLVIHEAGAIPEAGQVFTFHGFRFEVMRRIRNRVTALRVTPQEAEAGI